From one Rhodamnia argentea isolate NSW1041297 chromosome 1, ASM2092103v1, whole genome shotgun sequence genomic stretch:
- the LOC115738939 gene encoding E3 ubiquitin-protein ligase RING1-like isoform X1 produces MAFPPRKLLSSPDPCLFHHPPHANCPSPPTPPPPPPPPQPAGKSLLQDTKRILPYALGSVLLTGILCIILVKYYVKQNSSRRRRDAPILFHTQEEFLDEDQGPPQDHPVWFIRTIGLDQSVIDSITAFEYKKGEGLTEGTECSVCLGEFEDGENLRLLPKCSHSFHAPCIDTWLRSHKNCPLCRAPIVRDARIGHISVDVEEPRLNNLGSREENLMIENHGNSENTRARVESSESVGQDDGVSPSHMDDGIICDDVNKVPSFCSGESCEVLIPSDWDSEGHKRVTDTETAPARRSLSADMTISPAEGILKTRPKQTKRSSSIIAARQDGECSKMRRAVKFSSFGQSQQKGPVAMNRSLSSGGKVWPSGQTRDQNPANSF; encoded by the exons ATGGCTTTTCCCCCCAGAAAGCTTCTGTCTTCACCCGATCCATGTCTTTTCCATCATCCTCCTCATGCAAATTGTCCCTCCCCTCCcactccgccgccgccgccgccgccgccgcagccg GCCGGCAAGAGTCTGCTCCAAGATACCAAAAGGATCTTGCCTTATGCTCTTGGCTCTGTTCTCTTGACAGGGATCCTCTGTATAATCCTAGTGAAGTATTATGTGAAGCAGAACAGCTCAAGGAGGAGACGAGACGCACCGATTCTTTTTCATACGCAGGAAGAGTTCTTGGATGAAGACCAGGGACCGCCCCAGGACCACCCAGTATGGTTCATCCGCACGATCGGTCTCGACCAATCTGTCATCGATTCCATAACGGCTTTCGAGTACAAGAAGGGCGAAGGGCTGACCGAAGGGACAGAGTGCTCTGTTTGTCTCGGCGAGTTCGAAGATGGCGAGAATCTCCGGCTTTTGCCCAAGTGTAGCCACTCATTTCATGCCCCTTGCATCGATACTTGGTTGAGGTCTCATAAGAATTGTCCTCTGTGTCGTGCACCGATAGTCAGAGATGCTAGGATCGGCCACATTAGTGTGGATGTGGAAGAGCCTAGACTGAACAATTTAGGCTCCAGGGAAGAGAATTTGATGATTGAGAATCATGGCAATAGCGAAAACACTCGAGCAAGAGTTGAAAGCAGTGAAAGCGTGGGTCAAGATGATGGAGTTAGCCCGTCGCATATGGACGACGGAATAATTTGCGATGATGTCAACAAGGTTCCAAGTTTTTGCAGTGGAGAGAGTTGTGAAGTCCTCATTCCAAGTGATTGGGATAGCGAAGGACATAAAAGGGTCACGGATACAGAGACTGCACCGGCAAGACGATCGTTATCAGCGGATATGACCATTTCTCCTGCCGAAGGCATACTGAAAACTCGGCCGAAACAAACAAAGAGGTCGAGTTCCATAATTGCTGCCAGGCAAGACGGTGAATGTTCTAAAATGCGCAGAGCAgtgaaattttcttctttcggGCAGTCACAACAGAAGGGACCTGTTGCGATGAACCGGTCACTTTCTTCTGGGGGAAAGGTATGGCCATCCGGACAGACCAGAGACCAGAACCCGGCAAATTCGTTTTAA
- the LOC115738921 gene encoding transcription factor bHLH94-like isoform X2, whose translation MALETVVFQQDPFSCYGGAWTHHVGSGCFGDDEKTRVHESAALSLNAAEAEAAMNVDLDGWDAEGGLAGVSASPPPMAAIAGRRKRRRTRMVKNSDDVESQRRTHIAVERNRRKQMNEYLAVLRSMMPPSYVQRGDQASIIAGAINFVKELEQHLQSLKSQKQPEQVNEPRSASPPNDHFSSLFSDYFNFPQYSTRPDGSRGPDTRPAAADVEVTLVDSHANIKVLSRNQPRQLHKMVVGLHSLRLGVLHLTLTTVHNMVLYSFSVKELIY comes from the exons ATGGCCTTGGAGACGGTGGTGTTTCAGCAAGACCCGTTCAGCTGTTACGGCGGGGCTTGGACCCATCACGTCGGGTCCGGCTGCTTCGGAGACGACGAGAAGACCCGCGTTCACGAGTCGGCTGCACTGAGCTTGAACGCCGCTGAGGCCGAGGCCGCGATGAACGTGGACTTAGACGGCTGGGATGCCGAGGGAGGATTAGCGGGGGTGTCggcgtcgccgccgccgatgGCGGCCATAGCGGGGCGGAGGAAGCGGAGGAGGACAAGGATGGTGAAGAACAGTGATGATGTGGAGAGCCAGAGGAGGACCCACATTGCGGTGGAACGCAACCGCCGGAAGCAGATGAACGAGTACCTCGCCGTGCTTCGCTCCATGATGCCGCCTTCCTACGTCCAAAGG GGGGACCAGGCATCAATAATAGCAGGGGCAATCAACTTCGTGAAGGAGCTAGAGCAGCATCTCCAATCCCTCAAATCCCAGAAGCAACCTGAGCAAGTCAACGAGCCTAGGTCAGCCTCGCCCCCCAACGATCacttctcctccctcttctccgACTACTTCAACTTCCCGCAGTACTCGACCCGGCCGGACGGCTCACGCGGGCCCGACACCCGGCCGGCGGCCGCCGACGTGGAGGTGACCCTGGTCGACAGCCACGCCAACATCAAGGTCCTGTCCCGGAACCAGCCGAGGCAGCTGCACAAGATGGTGGTCGGGCTTCACTCCCTCCGGCTCGGGGTCCTTCACCTCACCCTCACCACGGTCCATAACATGGTCTTGTACTCGTTCAGCGTCAAG GAGTTGATCTACTAA
- the LOC115738921 gene encoding transcription factor bHLH94-like isoform X1 — translation MALETVVFQQDPFSCYGGAWTHHVGSGCFGDDEKTRVHESAALSLNAAEAEAAMNVDLDGWDAEGGLAGVSASPPPMAAIAGRRKRRRTRMVKNSDDVESQRRTHIAVERNRRKQMNEYLAVLRSMMPPSYVQRGDQASIIAGAINFVKELEQHLQSLKSQKQPEQVNEPRSASPPNDHFSSLFSDYFNFPQYSTRPDGSRGPDTRPAAADVEVTLVDSHANIKVLSRNQPRQLHKMVVGLHSLRLGVLHLTLTTVHNMVLYSFSVKVEDSCQLTSMNEIATAVYEMVARIQEEAAFMWQ, via the exons ATGGCCTTGGAGACGGTGGTGTTTCAGCAAGACCCGTTCAGCTGTTACGGCGGGGCTTGGACCCATCACGTCGGGTCCGGCTGCTTCGGAGACGACGAGAAGACCCGCGTTCACGAGTCGGCTGCACTGAGCTTGAACGCCGCTGAGGCCGAGGCCGCGATGAACGTGGACTTAGACGGCTGGGATGCCGAGGGAGGATTAGCGGGGGTGTCggcgtcgccgccgccgatgGCGGCCATAGCGGGGCGGAGGAAGCGGAGGAGGACAAGGATGGTGAAGAACAGTGATGATGTGGAGAGCCAGAGGAGGACCCACATTGCGGTGGAACGCAACCGCCGGAAGCAGATGAACGAGTACCTCGCCGTGCTTCGCTCCATGATGCCGCCTTCCTACGTCCAAAGG GGGGACCAGGCATCAATAATAGCAGGGGCAATCAACTTCGTGAAGGAGCTAGAGCAGCATCTCCAATCCCTCAAATCCCAGAAGCAACCTGAGCAAGTCAACGAGCCTAGGTCAGCCTCGCCCCCCAACGATCacttctcctccctcttctccgACTACTTCAACTTCCCGCAGTACTCGACCCGGCCGGACGGCTCACGCGGGCCCGACACCCGGCCGGCGGCCGCCGACGTGGAGGTGACCCTGGTCGACAGCCACGCCAACATCAAGGTCCTGTCCCGGAACCAGCCGAGGCAGCTGCACAAGATGGTGGTCGGGCTTCACTCCCTCCGGCTCGGGGTCCTTCACCTCACCCTCACCACGGTCCATAACATGGTCTTGTACTCGTTCAGCGTCAAG GTTGAGGATAGTTGCCAGCTCACCTCAATGAACGAGATCGCAACTGCTGTGTACGAGATGGTGGCCAGGATCCAAGAAGAAGCTGCTTTTATGTggcagtga
- the LOC115738939 gene encoding E3 ubiquitin-protein ligase RING1-like isoform X2, translating to MAFPPRKLLSSPDPCLFHHPPHANCPSPPTPPPPPPPPAGKSLLQDTKRILPYALGSVLLTGILCIILVKYYVKQNSSRRRRDAPILFHTQEEFLDEDQGPPQDHPVWFIRTIGLDQSVIDSITAFEYKKGEGLTEGTECSVCLGEFEDGENLRLLPKCSHSFHAPCIDTWLRSHKNCPLCRAPIVRDARIGHISVDVEEPRLNNLGSREENLMIENHGNSENTRARVESSESVGQDDGVSPSHMDDGIICDDVNKVPSFCSGESCEVLIPSDWDSEGHKRVTDTETAPARRSLSADMTISPAEGILKTRPKQTKRSSSIIAARQDGECSKMRRAVKFSSFGQSQQKGPVAMNRSLSSGGKVWPSGQTRDQNPANSF from the exons ATGGCTTTTCCCCCCAGAAAGCTTCTGTCTTCACCCGATCCATGTCTTTTCCATCATCCTCCTCATGCAAATTGTCCCTCCCCTCCcactccgccgccgccgccgccgccgcc AGCCGGCAAGAGTCTGCTCCAAGATACCAAAAGGATCTTGCCTTATGCTCTTGGCTCTGTTCTCTTGACAGGGATCCTCTGTATAATCCTAGTGAAGTATTATGTGAAGCAGAACAGCTCAAGGAGGAGACGAGACGCACCGATTCTTTTTCATACGCAGGAAGAGTTCTTGGATGAAGACCAGGGACCGCCCCAGGACCACCCAGTATGGTTCATCCGCACGATCGGTCTCGACCAATCTGTCATCGATTCCATAACGGCTTTCGAGTACAAGAAGGGCGAAGGGCTGACCGAAGGGACAGAGTGCTCTGTTTGTCTCGGCGAGTTCGAAGATGGCGAGAATCTCCGGCTTTTGCCCAAGTGTAGCCACTCATTTCATGCCCCTTGCATCGATACTTGGTTGAGGTCTCATAAGAATTGTCCTCTGTGTCGTGCACCGATAGTCAGAGATGCTAGGATCGGCCACATTAGTGTGGATGTGGAAGAGCCTAGACTGAACAATTTAGGCTCCAGGGAAGAGAATTTGATGATTGAGAATCATGGCAATAGCGAAAACACTCGAGCAAGAGTTGAAAGCAGTGAAAGCGTGGGTCAAGATGATGGAGTTAGCCCGTCGCATATGGACGACGGAATAATTTGCGATGATGTCAACAAGGTTCCAAGTTTTTGCAGTGGAGAGAGTTGTGAAGTCCTCATTCCAAGTGATTGGGATAGCGAAGGACATAAAAGGGTCACGGATACAGAGACTGCACCGGCAAGACGATCGTTATCAGCGGATATGACCATTTCTCCTGCCGAAGGCATACTGAAAACTCGGCCGAAACAAACAAAGAGGTCGAGTTCCATAATTGCTGCCAGGCAAGACGGTGAATGTTCTAAAATGCGCAGAGCAgtgaaattttcttctttcggGCAGTCACAACAGAAGGGACCTGTTGCGATGAACCGGTCACTTTCTTCTGGGGGAAAGGTATGGCCATCCGGACAGACCAGAGACCAGAACCCGGCAAATTCGTTTTAA